Proteins encoded in a region of the Elizabethkingia bruuniana genome:
- a CDS encoding helix-turn-helix domain-containing protein has product MKTSETLQEFYTRTLPGKDVSKLLCCPGVGHVNIFSRESCARVTPYSRRDYYKISLIIGEGKLHYADRWICIDRPALLFSSPLIPYSWEATSEDQSGWFCLFTEHFLKNGNMGNIQDSNFYKIGGEPVFFLNDDQVKSVELLFSRIKEEIDADYVHKYDVIRNYLQLLVHEAMKMSPAQSYERYNNASQRVASLFMDLMERQYPIDGTANPLRLKSAVDYAQNLNIHVNSLNRALKTVTGKTTSELIANRIVQEAKALLNHTDWNINEIAFCLGFDDSAYFTNFFRKQTRLSPVAYRSKVV; this is encoded by the coding sequence ATGAAAACCTCCGAAACTTTACAGGAATTTTATACCAGAACATTGCCCGGAAAAGATGTTTCCAAACTCTTGTGCTGTCCGGGGGTAGGTCATGTCAATATTTTCTCCAGAGAAAGTTGTGCCAGAGTCACACCATATAGCCGCAGAGATTATTATAAGATCTCTTTAATTATAGGTGAGGGCAAACTACACTATGCCGACAGATGGATTTGTATAGACCGTCCTGCACTGCTTTTCTCGAGTCCGTTAATTCCTTATTCATGGGAAGCCACTTCTGAAGATCAGAGCGGATGGTTCTGCCTTTTTACTGAACATTTTCTGAAAAATGGCAATATGGGAAACATTCAGGATTCCAACTTTTATAAGATAGGAGGTGAGCCTGTATTCTTTTTGAATGACGATCAGGTGAAATCTGTAGAACTTCTTTTCTCCAGAATAAAAGAAGAAATAGATGCTGATTACGTTCACAAATATGATGTTATTCGTAACTATCTGCAGCTTCTGGTGCATGAAGCTATGAAAATGAGCCCGGCACAATCTTATGAACGATATAATAATGCTTCACAGAGAGTAGCTTCACTCTTTATGGATCTTATGGAAAGACAATATCCTATTGATGGAACAGCCAACCCTCTGAGACTAAAATCTGCGGTAGATTATGCCCAAAACCTCAATATTCATGTTAATTCTCTCAACAGAGCGTTGAAAACGGTTACCGGAAAAACAACTTCGGAATTAATAGCCAACAGAATTGTTCAGGAAGCTAAAGCTTTATTAAATCATACCGACTGGAACATCAATGAAATTGCTTTCTGCCTTGGCTTCGATGACTCAGCTTATTTTACCAATTTCTTCAGAAAACAGACTCGCTTATCGCCTGTAGCTTACAGAAGTAAAGTTGTTTGA
- a CDS encoding aldo/keto reductase: MNYKTLGKTGEQLSAIGLGCMGMSFAYGQADEQESIRTLHKALDSGINFWDTADMYANGKNEELISKVLVPNRDKIFIATKFGFRFKNNEAGPSNSANTYFDGSPEWIKQAVDNSLQRLKIDTIDLYYAHRIDPNVPVEETVGAMAELVKAGKVRYLGLSEASAESIRKANAIHPIAALQSEYSLLTRDVEESILPVVRELGISLVPYSPLARGLFNNINEVQQLEDSDFRKSLPRYQEAYLENNKNLAKELNGLAASKDITGSQLALAWVLTQGDDIIPIPGTKRVKYLEQNIEAAAVTFTETEKNQIEEIIKKYPNTGPRYSEGSMKLVNN, translated from the coding sequence ATGAATTACAAAACTTTAGGAAAAACAGGAGAACAATTATCCGCTATAGGATTAGGTTGTATGGGCATGAGCTTCGCTTATGGACAGGCCGACGAACAGGAAAGTATCAGAACATTACATAAAGCATTAGATTCCGGAATTAACTTTTGGGATACTGCAGACATGTATGCTAATGGAAAAAATGAAGAGCTTATTTCAAAGGTTTTGGTACCCAACAGAGATAAGATATTTATAGCGACCAAATTCGGGTTCCGTTTTAAGAATAATGAAGCAGGACCGAGCAATAGTGCTAATACTTATTTTGATGGATCACCGGAATGGATTAAACAGGCAGTTGATAATAGTCTTCAGAGATTGAAAATTGATACAATAGATTTGTATTATGCACACCGTATAGACCCTAATGTGCCAGTTGAAGAAACAGTAGGCGCTATGGCAGAACTGGTAAAAGCAGGTAAGGTACGTTACTTAGGTTTATCTGAAGCATCTGCTGAATCTATCAGGAAAGCCAATGCAATACATCCGATTGCTGCTTTACAATCCGAATACTCACTTCTGACAAGAGATGTAGAAGAAAGCATACTTCCGGTGGTAAGAGAATTAGGAATTAGTCTTGTCCCATATTCGCCTTTAGCAAGAGGTTTGTTCAATAATATTAACGAAGTTCAGCAATTGGAAGATAGTGATTTCAGAAAAAGTTTGCCACGTTATCAGGAAGCCTATCTTGAGAATAACAAAAATCTGGCTAAAGAACTGAATGGATTGGCTGCATCCAAAGATATTACTGGTAGTCAGTTAGCATTAGCATGGGTATTGACTCAGGGAGACGATATTATTCCTATTCCGGGAACTAAGCGTGTAAAATATCTTGAGCAGAATATTGAAGCTGCTGCGGTTACTTTCACAGAAACAGAAAAGAACCAGATAGAAGAGATTATTAAAAAATATCCGAATACCGGACCACGTTATTCTGAAGGTTCTATGAAACTGGTGAATAATTAA
- a CDS encoding YciI family protein: MFIISLNYIKAISEIEVHIDAHNDFLDKHYADKKFLMSGRKNPRTGGIIIAQNATIEEIREIIKEDPFHQYQVAEYEITEFLPTKFNSDLKTILEAL; this comes from the coding sequence ATGTTTATTATATCATTAAACTATATTAAGGCTATCAGCGAAATAGAAGTACATATCGATGCACACAATGATTTTCTGGATAAGCATTATGCTGATAAGAAGTTCCTGATGTCAGGAAGAAAGAATCCGAGAACCGGAGGAATTATTATAGCTCAAAATGCAACAATAGAGGAGATAAGGGAAATAATAAAAGAAGATCCCTTTCATCAGTATCAGGTAGCTGAATATGAAATAACAGAATTTCTTCCTACAAAGTTTAATTCAGATCTTAAAACGATATTGGAAGCTTTGTAA
- a CDS encoding MFS transporter, with protein MLNKQLETKHQFIATILAFAVIPMSGLATDIYLPSMPSMAEDLHLPEARIQLTLTFYLISYGISQFFSGALVDAFGRYKISIMALLLFVVSFWITGHTQNIYVIYLMRIVQGILSGLVVVSKRAFFVDVYDGEKRKHYLSIMTIVWSLGPIIAPFIGGYLQKSFGWQSNFTVLAVYSLIILILELIFSGETIKNKNPFHIGFLWNEFKTMLGTLDFFFGMLMCGVSYALIMFYNLCGPFIIEHKLGYSSVTTGYLSLLMGLAWMSGGFLGKALISRPFLPKLRYSNFLQLLFIVLMFASSFYIENLFTLVVFAFVIHVTAGFMFNNYFAYCLGRFPKSAGISGGITGGVVYIITSVVSYGIAAIIKPVQQTGIAEGYFAIGVLGFIILSFIKRKKAHI; from the coding sequence ATGCTTAATAAGCAGCTGGAAACAAAACACCAATTCATAGCTACTATTCTTGCTTTCGCAGTTATTCCAATGTCGGGATTAGCCACGGATATTTATCTGCCATCTATGCCCAGTATGGCCGAAGATCTCCATCTGCCAGAAGCCAGGATACAACTTACTTTAACCTTTTATCTTATCAGTTATGGTATCTCTCAGTTCTTTTCAGGAGCTCTGGTAGATGCTTTCGGGCGCTATAAGATCAGTATTATGGCATTATTACTTTTCGTTGTGTCTTTCTGGATCACAGGACACACCCAAAATATTTATGTTATCTATCTGATGCGGATTGTACAGGGAATATTGTCCGGGTTGGTGGTTGTATCCAAACGAGCCTTTTTTGTGGATGTTTATGATGGGGAAAAGAGGAAACATTACCTCAGTATTATGACTATTGTATGGTCATTAGGCCCTATTATAGCACCTTTTATAGGCGGGTATTTGCAAAAGAGTTTTGGATGGCAGTCTAACTTTACTGTATTAGCAGTATATTCATTAATAATTTTGATACTGGAGCTTATCTTTTCCGGAGAGACCATTAAAAATAAAAATCCTTTTCATATTGGTTTTCTGTGGAATGAATTTAAAACCATGCTGGGGACATTAGATTTCTTTTTTGGGATGCTAATGTGTGGCGTAAGCTATGCACTGATTATGTTCTACAACCTGTGCGGCCCATTTATTATAGAACACAAATTAGGTTACTCCTCTGTAACTACAGGATATCTTTCGCTTCTGATGGGACTGGCGTGGATGAGCGGCGGATTCCTTGGAAAGGCATTAATCTCCAGGCCCTTTCTGCCAAAGCTTAGATATTCCAACTTCTTACAATTGCTCTTTATAGTACTAATGTTTGCTAGTTCATTCTATATAGAGAACCTCTTTACATTAGTAGTTTTTGCTTTTGTAATACATGTTACTGCAGGATTTATGTTTAATAACTACTTTGCTTATTGTTTGGGGCGTTTCCCAAAATCTGCAGGAATATCTGGCGGAATTACAGGTGGAGTAGTATATATTATAACTTCTGTAGTTAGTTATGGTATAGCTGCAATAATAAAGCCGGTACAGCAGACTGGTATTGCTGAAGGTTATTTTGCTATCGGTGTTTTAGGTTTTATTATTCTGTCTTTTATTAAACGTAAAAAAGCACATATCTGA
- a CDS encoding MBL fold metallo-hydrolase — translation MNRRELLKKGSIAGLFSLLPATSLLAEVTKPVKQKARKSLAGYKKMQLGTLELYILSDGFIRDGVDGFAPRADIKELKKLLQDNFRSEENIDMAMNVPLIKTENRLILMDAGMGMFADENTGFLLESLSKAGFKPEDITDVFISHAHPDHIGGLVDKTGKLVFPNAGYFINKTEYDFWMQATMEDFGNSALKNKPDFLLQIIGGIRKILTAIKSKTKYYDFNMPLYQYFSFIQAPGHTPGLTLCKIKSQNEEILYMADLIHSDALLFPHPEWGFSGDTDLDLAVESRKKILNYLADNRLQGLGYHLTWPGTGFTKKLQNAFQWFPTAYFTP, via the coding sequence ATGAACAGACGCGAATTATTAAAAAAAGGAAGTATTGCAGGATTATTTAGTTTATTGCCTGCAACAAGTTTATTAGCCGAAGTGACTAAACCTGTAAAGCAGAAAGCCCGGAAATCATTGGCGGGTTACAAGAAAATGCAATTAGGGACACTGGAATTGTATATTCTTTCTGATGGTTTTATCCGGGACGGGGTAGATGGTTTTGCACCAAGAGCTGATATAAAAGAACTAAAGAAGTTATTGCAGGATAACTTCCGGTCGGAAGAAAACATTGATATGGCAATGAATGTTCCGTTGATAAAGACAGAAAACAGATTAATTCTAATGGATGCCGGAATGGGAATGTTTGCGGATGAAAATACAGGTTTCCTGCTGGAGAGTCTTTCCAAAGCAGGCTTTAAGCCTGAGGATATTACCGACGTATTTATTTCTCATGCTCATCCCGATCATATTGGTGGTCTTGTAGATAAAACCGGAAAATTGGTTTTTCCAAATGCTGGTTATTTTATTAATAAAACGGAATACGACTTTTGGATGCAGGCTACCATGGAGGACTTTGGAAATAGTGCTCTGAAGAATAAGCCAGATTTTCTTTTACAGATTATTGGAGGCATCAGAAAAATACTGACAGCCATAAAGTCTAAGACCAAATACTATGATTTTAACATGCCGCTTTATCAGTATTTCAGCTTTATACAAGCGCCTGGGCATACGCCGGGATTAACGCTTTGTAAGATAAAATCGCAAAATGAGGAAATACTCTATATGGCCGATTTAATTCATTCAGATGCTTTATTATTTCCCCATCCGGAATGGGGGTTCTCCGGAGATACAGATTTGGATCTGGCAGTTGAATCCAGAAAAAAGATACTTAACTATTTAGCAGATAACAGACTGCAGGGATTAGGTTATCATCTTACATGGCCAGGGACAGGCTTTACTAAGAAACTACAAAATGCTTTTCAATGGTTTCCTACAGCCTACTTTACACCATAG
- a CDS encoding DUF2490 domain-containing protein, with translation MIKRTFAFLAGISFGLLAAQKSDVGNWIMLFGNEKINPKFNIHYEVQYRNYDFIGDLNQLLLRTGIGYNLSENNNNVLLGYAYVHSHNYDADQNISQLDEHRLFQQFITKQKFGRVQLNHRYRIEERFLQPKTEVRFRYQLGVIVPFNNTSLVKNTWYASVYDEIFINAKKEAFDRNRLYAAVGYVINDKMRVEGGLMNQMLSNTDRYQFQIGFYLNDVFGLMR, from the coding sequence ATGATTAAGAGAACATTCGCCTTTCTGGCAGGTATAAGTTTCGGATTACTGGCAGCACAAAAATCGGACGTTGGTAACTGGATAATGCTTTTTGGTAACGAAAAGATAAATCCTAAATTCAATATCCATTACGAAGTCCAGTACCGGAATTATGACTTTATAGGCGATCTTAATCAGCTTTTACTAAGAACAGGTATTGGTTATAACCTTTCTGAAAACAACAATAATGTTTTATTGGGTTACGCCTATGTACATTCTCACAACTACGATGCAGACCAGAATATTTCCCAACTGGATGAACACAGATTGTTCCAGCAGTTTATTACCAAACAGAAATTTGGCAGAGTACAGCTAAATCACCGTTACAGAATTGAAGAGAGATTTCTGCAGCCAAAGACAGAGGTTAGATTCCGTTATCAATTGGGAGTTATAGTTCCTTTCAACAATACTTCACTTGTTAAAAACACATGGTATGCCAGTGTATACGATGAAATCTTCATCAATGCTAAGAAAGAAGCTTTCGACAGAAACAGGCTTTATGCTGCTGTAGGCTACGTCATCAATGACAAAATGCGGGTTGAAGGCGGGCTGATGAATCAGATGCTTTCCAATACCGACCGATATCAGTTTCAGATAGGCTTTTACCTGAACGATGTTTTCGGATTAATGCGTTAA
- a CDS encoding cytochrome d ubiquinol oxidase subunit II: protein MIYIVIGFLWLSICLYIILGGADFGAGIVELFTNKKARHKTGKIMYESIAPVWEANHMWLIIAIVVLFVGFPRIYALMSTYLHIPLVLMLIGIIARGTAFTFRHYDAVEDKWQILYTQIFYYASLLTPFFLGLIAAATVSSSINPDATGFLDLYIFSWLNWFGVSVGLFTIALCAYLASVFSLRETRDKAELQLMIRKTKQMMLFVVITGALVFLTAYLSGIPLMMWVFSKPLGIIAITLATLALGLIFYCIREKKLIPVRVLAGFQIIMILVAATYQHNPNIILLGNGNHISLLEYAAPQKTLEALGWALMLGCVFILPFLFYLMYSFSKMKK, encoded by the coding sequence ATGATTTACATTGTAATAGGCTTTTTATGGCTGTCTATCTGTCTGTATATTATCTTAGGCGGAGCCGATTTCGGAGCCGGAATCGTAGAATTATTCACCAATAAAAAAGCCCGACATAAAACCGGAAAGATCATGTATGAATCAATTGCTCCGGTTTGGGAAGCCAATCATATGTGGCTTATTATTGCTATCGTTGTTTTATTTGTTGGCTTTCCACGGATTTATGCATTGATGTCCACCTATTTGCATATTCCTTTAGTACTAATGCTTATTGGTATTATCGCCCGTGGTACAGCTTTTACCTTCAGGCATTACGATGCTGTAGAAGACAAATGGCAGATTCTGTATACTCAAATCTTTTATTATGCCAGTCTGCTCACCCCTTTCTTTCTTGGGCTTATAGCAGCAGCTACAGTATCCTCCTCTATTAACCCGGATGCTACAGGCTTCTTAGATCTTTACATCTTTAGCTGGCTCAACTGGTTTGGTGTTTCTGTTGGCCTTTTTACTATAGCCTTATGTGCTTATCTGGCTTCAGTATTCTCATTAAGAGAAACCAGAGACAAAGCAGAATTACAGCTGATGATCCGGAAAACTAAGCAAATGATGTTATTTGTTGTGATTACAGGTGCATTGGTATTTCTTACTGCTTATCTTTCTGGTATACCTTTAATGATGTGGGTATTTTCCAAACCATTAGGTATTATCGCCATTACGCTGGCCACACTTGCATTGGGATTGATATTCTATTGTATACGGGAGAAGAAGCTAATACCGGTAAGGGTTCTGGCAGGTTTCCAAATCATTATGATATTGGTAGCAGCGACTTACCAGCACAATCCTAATATTATATTATTAGGCAATGGAAATCACATTTCGTTACTGGAATACGCTGCACCACAAAAAACTCTTGAAGCATTAGGCTGGGCGCTGATGCTGGGCTGTGTATTCATACTACCCTTCTTGTTTTACTTAATGTATTCTTTCAGCAAAATGAAGAAATAA
- a CDS encoding cytochrome ubiquinol oxidase subunit I: MDDFIAARSQMAMSLGFHIIFSCIGMVMPFLMAYAHWKYLKTGNEIYKGLTKAWSKGVAILFATGAVSGTMLSFELGLLWPKFMEHAGPIFGMPFSLEGTAFFIEAIALGFFLYGWDKFNKWFHWFCGFLVGVSGLASGILVVAANAWMNSPTGFDYVNGQYINIDPIAAMFNDAWFPQAFHMTVAAFCATGFAVAGVHAYLITKKKNIEFHTKAFRIAVGFALIGAFGAPFSGDIAAKSVTERQPIKLAAMEAHFETEKGASFVLGGIPDVKNKTVKYAVKVPKVLSFLAKGDFNAEVKGLEAFPEDEWPPIAVTHFAFQIMIFFGVIMMFIGAVYLYSFFFKKEWLSKNWLLKTFFIATPFGYIALEAGWTVTEVGRQPWIIYGVMKTIDAVTPMPGIQYSFYFFTFVFISLSVVLMFLIGRQIKMVPKLYDPTDALFNDKKQKK, translated from the coding sequence ATGGACGATTTTATAGCTGCCCGATCGCAAATGGCCATGTCACTGGGCTTTCATATCATTTTCTCCTGTATCGGAATGGTAATGCCCTTTTTAATGGCCTATGCACATTGGAAATACCTGAAAACAGGAAATGAGATTTATAAAGGACTCACTAAAGCCTGGAGCAAAGGTGTTGCTATATTATTCGCAACCGGAGCAGTATCCGGTACAATGCTGTCTTTTGAATTAGGTTTATTGTGGCCTAAGTTTATGGAACATGCTGGTCCTATTTTCGGAATGCCATTCTCATTGGAAGGAACGGCATTTTTTATAGAAGCTATTGCCTTGGGATTCTTTCTTTACGGCTGGGACAAATTCAATAAATGGTTCCATTGGTTTTGTGGTTTCTTAGTTGGAGTAAGCGGACTGGCTTCCGGAATTCTGGTTGTTGCTGCTAATGCATGGATGAACAGCCCTACTGGTTTCGATTATGTAAACGGACAATATATAAATATAGATCCTATTGCAGCGATGTTTAATGATGCATGGTTTCCGCAGGCATTCCATATGACGGTTGCAGCCTTTTGTGCTACAGGTTTTGCTGTTGCAGGTGTTCATGCTTACCTTATTACAAAAAAGAAAAACATCGAATTCCACACAAAAGCTTTCAGAATTGCTGTTGGCTTTGCCCTTATTGGCGCTTTTGGTGCACCATTTAGTGGTGATATTGCTGCAAAGTCTGTTACAGAAAGACAGCCTATAAAACTGGCAGCTATGGAAGCTCATTTCGAAACCGAAAAAGGTGCTTCTTTTGTTTTAGGAGGTATTCCAGATGTAAAAAACAAAACGGTAAAATATGCGGTGAAAGTACCCAAAGTGCTTAGCTTTCTGGCAAAAGGAGATTTTAATGCAGAGGTAAAAGGTCTGGAAGCCTTTCCTGAGGACGAATGGCCTCCTATAGCCGTAACCCATTTCGCATTTCAGATTATGATCTTTTTCGGTGTTATAATGATGTTTATTGGTGCTGTATACCTCTACTCTTTCTTCTTTAAAAAGGAATGGCTGAGTAAAAACTGGCTGTTGAAAACCTTCTTTATAGCCACTCCTTTCGGATATATAGCTTTAGAAGCAGGATGGACGGTAACCGAAGTTGGCCGTCAGCCCTGGATTATCTATGGTGTGATGAAAACAATAGACGCTGTTACACCAATGCCGGGTATACAGTATTCATTCTATTTCTTCACTTTTGTATTTATATCGCTATCGGTTGTTCTGATGTTCCTTATCGGAAGACAAATTAAGATGGTACCCAAATTATATGACCCTACAGACGCTTTGTTTAACGATAAAAAACAGAAAAAATGA
- the gyrB gene encoding DNA topoisomerase (ATP-hydrolyzing) subunit B produces MSNKQYTASSIQSLEGIEHVRLRPSMYIGDVGLRGLHHLVYEVVDNSIDEALAGYCDTITVTIKEGNAIEVSDNGRGIPVDFHEKEQKSALEVVMTKIGAGGKFDKDSYKVSGGLHGVGVSCVNALSTDMITTVYRDGHVYQQKYQKGRAVSEVEKIGDSDRKGTQQFFQPDDTIFTELVYNYDTLATRLRELAYLNRGITITLTDERVKDENGNFKVEVFHSEGGLKEFVEFIDGNRESIMEHVIFMEGERDDIPVEVAMRYNTSFNENLHSYVNNINTHEGGTHLAGFRRALTRTLKKYADDLGLPAKEKVEITGDDFREGLTAVISVKVMEPQFEGQTKTKLGNSEVSGAVDKIVGEMLTNFLEENPNEAKTIVQKVVLAAKARQAAKKAREMVQRKSPMGGSGLPGKLSDCSSKDPAESELFLVEGDSAGGTAKQGRDRLFQAILPLRGKILNVEKSMLHKVYDNDEIKNIYTALGVSVGTEEDSKALNLTKLRYHKIVIMTDADVDGSHISTLILTFFFRYMKELIENGYVYIASPPLYLVKKGNKKVYAWNEKEREELTQELSKDGKGVEIQRYKGLGEMNPEQLWDTTLNPEHRTLKQVTIDNAVEADNVFSMLMGDEVPPRRDFIEKNAVYAKIDA; encoded by the coding sequence ATGAGTAATAAACAATATACTGCCAGTAGTATTCAGTCGTTAGAAGGGATCGAACACGTACGTCTTCGTCCTTCAATGTACATCGGTGATGTAGGATTAAGAGGTTTACACCATTTGGTATACGAAGTTGTAGACAACTCTATTGACGAAGCTTTGGCAGGCTACTGTGACACGATTACAGTAACTATAAAAGAAGGAAATGCTATTGAAGTTAGTGATAACGGTAGAGGTATTCCTGTAGACTTCCACGAGAAGGAGCAAAAATCGGCTTTGGAGGTGGTAATGACCAAGATTGGTGCCGGAGGTAAATTCGATAAGGATTCCTATAAGGTATCCGGAGGTTTGCACGGTGTTGGGGTATCTTGTGTGAATGCACTTTCTACCGATATGATTACGACTGTTTACAGAGACGGACATGTTTATCAACAAAAATACCAGAAAGGGCGTGCTGTTTCTGAGGTTGAAAAAATTGGAGATAGTGACAGAAAAGGTACTCAGCAGTTCTTCCAGCCAGACGATACTATCTTTACCGAGCTGGTTTATAACTACGATACTTTAGCTACACGTCTTCGTGAATTAGCCTACCTAAACAGAGGTATTACTATTACATTAACCGATGAGCGTGTAAAAGATGAAAACGGAAACTTCAAAGTAGAAGTTTTTCACTCTGAAGGTGGTCTGAAGGAGTTTGTTGAGTTTATTGACGGAAACCGTGAATCTATTATGGAACACGTAATCTTCATGGAAGGAGAGCGTGATGATATTCCTGTAGAAGTAGCGATGCGTTATAACACTTCATTTAATGAGAATCTTCACTCATACGTTAACAATATCAATACGCACGAAGGAGGTACGCATTTAGCAGGTTTCCGTAGAGCATTGACCAGAACTTTGAAGAAGTATGCAGATGATCTTGGATTGCCTGCAAAAGAGAAAGTAGAGATTACAGGGGACGACTTCCGTGAAGGACTTACAGCTGTAATTTCTGTAAAAGTTATGGAACCTCAGTTTGAAGGACAGACCAAAACGAAATTAGGTAACTCCGAAGTTTCTGGTGCTGTAGACAAGATTGTAGGGGAGATGCTTACTAACTTCCTGGAAGAAAATCCAAATGAAGCGAAGACCATCGTACAGAAGGTTGTTTTAGCAGCAAAAGCCAGACAGGCAGCTAAGAAGGCTCGTGAAATGGTTCAGCGTAAATCTCCGATGGGAGGTTCCGGATTACCAGGGAAGTTATCCGACTGTTCTTCTAAAGATCCAGCAGAATCCGAGCTATTCCTTGTGGAGGGAGACTCCGCAGGTGGTACTGCGAAACAAGGTAGAGATCGTTTGTTCCAGGCTATTTTGCCATTAAGAGGTAAGATCCTGAACGTAGAGAAATCTATGTTGCACAAGGTATATGATAATGACGAGATTAAAAATATCTATACGGCTTTAGGGGTAAGTGTTGGTACTGAAGAAGACAGCAAGGCACTTAACCTTACAAAACTTAGATATCATAAGATCGTTATTATGACCGATGCCGATGTGGATGGTTCTCACATTTCCACATTGATTCTTACATTCTTCTTCAGATATATGAAGGAGCTTATTGAAAACGGTTATGTATATATCGCTTCTCCGCCATTATATTTGGTGAAGAAAGGTAACAAGAAAGTATATGCATGGAACGAGAAAGAGCGTGAAGAACTTACTCAGGAATTATCCAAAGATGGTAAAGGAGTAGAGATTCAGCGTTACAAAGGTCTTGGGGAAATGAACCCTGAACAGCTTTGGGATACAACTCTAAATCCTGAGCACCGTACACTAAAGCAGGTTACTATTGATAATGCTGTAGAGGCTGATAATGTATTCTCCATGCTAATGGGTGATGAAGTTCCGCCACGTAGAGATTTTATCGAGAAGAACGCTGTTTATGCTAAAATCGATGCTTAA
- a CDS encoding intradiol ring-cleavage dioxygenase encodes MKKWIIFKLISLLLLSVSCNGQQPNKKSSDIKNGVVGGGCDSCELMYIGMPEKIQSTNTSPGWDQKGQKLVVTGTVFQIDGKTPAPDVIIYYWQTDNDGYYSPKPGLDSKVKRHGYIRGWVKTDEKGKYTIRTIRPSPYPNDILPAHIHLSVKEPDIANEYYTDEINFDDDKLLIPHFKKYPQENRGGSGVVRVLLKDNMQIAEHNIVLGLNIPNYPKKATVVLQSGLNIGEDQPSFIPFHVYGPDRGTQTCPVCKYGRYHGIIYFVGNNTNWNEVKSWLQFLEQESKNRKKYLKVYFVYGNDKDYNKDQRQSMLEKLGSELNIQYTALTFVPSFYDEKTEAVLNKINPQAENTFVIYKHRNIVDKYINLKPTKESFKMLSNALDKTQGDFFDLPEPNYE; translated from the coding sequence ATGAAAAAATGGATAATCTTTAAACTTATTTCTCTGCTTTTGTTATCTGTAAGTTGCAACGGACAACAACCCAATAAAAAATCATCAGATATAAAAAATGGAGTCGTTGGTGGTGGCTGTGATAGCTGCGAATTAATGTACATTGGAATGCCTGAAAAAATACAATCGACCAATACAAGCCCGGGTTGGGACCAAAAAGGTCAGAAATTGGTTGTAACCGGAACTGTTTTTCAGATAGATGGAAAAACACCTGCACCAGACGTTATCATCTACTACTGGCAGACAGATAATGATGGGTATTATTCTCCAAAACCGGGATTAGATAGCAAAGTTAAGCGTCATGGTTATATTCGTGGCTGGGTTAAAACCGATGAAAAAGGAAAATATACAATCAGGACTATACGCCCTTCTCCCTATCCAAATGATATTTTGCCTGCACATATTCATTTATCCGTTAAGGAGCCAGATATTGCTAATGAGTATTATACCGATGAGATTAATTTTGATGATGACAAGCTCCTAATTCCTCATTTCAAAAAATATCCACAGGAAAACCGTGGTGGAAGCGGAGTTGTAAGAGTACTACTAAAGGATAATATGCAGATTGCTGAACACAATATTGTACTCGGGCTTAATATTCCTAATTATCCAAAGAAAGCAACTGTAGTCTTACAATCTGGCTTAAACATAGGAGAAGACCAGCCCTCATTTATACCATTCCACGTATATGGACCAGACAGAGGTACACAAACTTGCCCTGTTTGCAAATATGGACGTTATCATGGCATTATTTATTTCGTGGGAAATAATACAAATTGGAATGAAGTAAAAAGTTGGTTACAATTTTTAGAACAGGAAAGTAAAAATCGCAAGAAATATCTCAAAGTCTATTTTGTTTACGGAAACGATAAAGATTATAATAAAGACCAACGACAATCCATGTTAGAAAAACTTGGAAGTGAGCTCAATATTCAATATACAGCCCTAACTTTTGTACCCTCTTTTTATGATGAAAAAACTGAAGCAGTCCTAAATAAAATAAACCCGCAAGCAGAAAATACCTTTGTTATTTATAAACACAGGAATATTGTAGACAAATACATTAATCTTAAACCTACCAAAGAAAGTTTTAAGATGCTTTCAAATGCTTTGGATAAAACGCAAGGTGATTTTTTCGATTTACCAGAGCCAAACTATGAATAA